A section of the Acanthochromis polyacanthus isolate Apoly-LR-REF ecotype Palm Island chromosome 1, KAUST_Apoly_ChrSc, whole genome shotgun sequence genome encodes:
- the LOC127532137 gene encoding zinc finger protein OZF-like isoform X1 encodes MDSSQKKRENSNGVRHQKSAEENNGSPTTTTKRDESLSCEQCDKTFITATKLRIHQRIHIAEKPFSCDQCGKNFTSKGNLTAHQLIHSGVRPFICDQCGKTFTSKFNLATHQLIHSGVRPFSCDQCGKTFTQMANLRIHRVIHSGVRPFSCDQCGKTYTHKRKLTEHQLIHSGVRPFRCDECGKTFTFKGHLTSHQVIHSGVRPFICDQCGKTFTQMATLRNHQVIHSGVRPFSCDECGKTFNHKKTLTEHQLIHSGVRPFRCDQCGKTFISKVSLARHQLIHSGVRPFICDQCGKTYTQMATLRTHQLIHSEVRPYRCDQCGKTFTTKGYLTRHQVIHSRGEPFNCDQCVKAVSQHEQSLIHQCPHSGRQLYHCDYCEKTFKRQESLKCHQRIHTGQDVYVCDHCGKLFVKFSHLEAHAVTHTRVKPYRNDQYGKGFNNTGVTHQCDHAGDRPYRCDECIKTFRTLASLKQHQQIHTRKQAFNQHHSKQSGTDMHTGHKVNTCQEDFPMLGSVQVPEVVHKLKVLEIRLHRIQMPSLV; translated from the exons atggattcttcacaaaaa AAACGTGAAaacagcaatggagtgagacATCAGAAATCTGCGGAGGAAAACAACGGTtccccaacaacaacaacaaagagagatgaatcactcagttgtgagcaatgtgacaagacttttatcacagcgACAAAGTTAAGAATTCACCAGCGTATTCACATTGCGGAAAAGCcgttcagctgtgatcagtgtgggaagaatTTTACTTCCAAGGGTAATCTAACAgcccatcaactcattcacagcggagttagaccattcatctgtgatcagtgtgggaagacattTACTTCTAAGTTTAATTTAGCAacccatcaactcattcacagtggagtcaGGCCATttagctgtgatcagtgtgggaagacttttactcagaTGGCCAACCTAAGAATTCATCGagtcattcacagtggagttagaccattcagctgtgatcagtgtgggaagacttatACTCACAAGAGGAAATTAACagaacatcaactcattcacagtggagttagaccattcCGCTGTGATGAGTGTGGGAAGACATTTACTTTCAAGGGTCATTTAACAAGCCATCAagtcattcacagtggagttagaccattcatctgtgatcagtgtggaaagactTTTACTCAGATGGCCACCCTAAGAAACCATCAagtcattcacagtggagttagaccattcagctgtgatgaGTGTGGAAAGACTTTTAATCACAAGAAGACATTAACagaacatcaactcattcacagtggagttagaccattcagatgtgatcagtgtgggaagacttttatttCCAAGGTTAGTTTAGCacgccatcaactcattcacagtggagtgagaCCATTcatctgtgatcagtgtgggaagacttatACTCAGATGGCCACCCTAAGAacccatcaactcattcacagtgaagttagaccatacagatgtgatcagtgtgggaagacttttactacTAAGGGTTATTTAACAAGACACCAAGTCATCCACAGTAGAGGtgaaccattcaactgtgatcagtgtgtgaaagctgtttctcaacatgaacagtcattgatccatcaatgcccccattctggtagacAGCTGTACCACTGTGActactgtgaaaaaactttcaagcgCCAAGAGAGcctaaaatgtcaccaacgcatccacactggacaagatgtgtacgtatgtgatcactgtggaaAACTATTTGTAAAGTTCTCACACTTAGAAGCTCATGCAGTTACCCACACCAGGGTTAAACCGTACCGCAATGACCAGTATGGAAAAGGCTTCAACAACACTGGAGTCACTCACCAATGTGACCACGCTGGGGACAGACCCTACAGATGTGACGAGTGTATTAAGACTTTTAGAACTTTGGcttccctgaaacaacaccagcagatccacaccagaaagcaAGCATTCAATCAACATCATAGTAAG CAGAGCGGCACAgatatgcacactggacacaaaGTGAACacctgccaagaagatttccCCATGCTGGGTTCAGTACAAGTTCCTGAAGTGgtccacaaacttaaagtccttgagatcagGCTCCACAGAATTCAGATGCCAtctcttgtttag
- the LOC110953242 gene encoding zinc finger protein 729-like isoform X5: MDSSQTKHENSNGVRHQKSAEENSGSPATTTNRDESLSCEQCDKTFITATKLRIHQRIHTVDKPFSCDQCGKNFTSKSNLTKHQLIHSGVRSFSCGQCGKTYTSQSNLTRHELIHSGVRPFSCDQCGKAFTDKSTLTSHQLIHSGVRPFSCGQCGKAFTQMANLRKHRLIHSGVKPFSCDQCGNTFTTKDYLARHQLIHSGVRPFSCDQCGKTFTTKGHLASHQLIHSGVRPFSCDQCGKAFSQTSTLRTHQLIHSGVRPFSCDQCGKTFTTKGLLASHQLIHSGVSPYSCHQCGKTFTTKNNFAKHQLIHSGVRPFSCDQCGKAFTDKSTLISHQLIHSGVRPFICGQCGKAFTQMANLRKHQVVHSGVRPFSCDQCGKTFTSKSHLTSHQLIHSGVRPFICDQCGKAFTQMSTLTTHQLIHSGVKPFSCDQCGKAFNVKKTLRKHQLIHSGVKSFSCDQCGKAFTYKTTLRKHQLIHSGVRPFICVQCGKAFTQMANLRKHQLIHSGVRPFSCDQCGKTFTSKGPLASHQLSHSGVRPFICDQCGKAFTTKGNLTTHQVIHSRGKPFSCDQCVKPVTQHEQLLIHHCPHSGRQLYHCDYCEKSFKGQESLKRHQRIHTGQDVYVCDHCGKLFVKFSQLKAHAVTHTRVKPYRNDQDGKGFNNTGVTHQCDHAGDRPYRCDECIKTFRTLASLKQHQQIHTRKKAFNQHHSKSGTDMHTGHKVNTCQEDVPMLGVKRIYCTVLAHMVTLSPM, encoded by the exons agcaacaaagctaagaattcaccagcgtattcacactgtggacaaaccgttcagttgtgatcagtgtgggaagaatTTTACTTCCAAGAGTAATCTaacaaaacatcaactcattcacagcgGAGTTAGATCATTCAGCTGtggtcagtgtgggaagacttatACTTCCCAGAGTAATTTAACAAGACAtgaactcattcacagtggagttagaccattcagttgtgatcagtgtgggaaagCTTTCACTGACAAGAGTACATTaacaagccatcaactcattcacagtggagttagaccattcagctgtggtcagtgtgggaaggcttttactcagatgGCCAACCTGAGAAAACATcgactcattcacagtggagttaaaccattcagttgtgatcagtgtgggaacaCTTTCACTACCAAGGATTATTTAgcaagacatcaactcattcacagtggagtcagaccattcagctgtgatcagtgtggtaAGACATTTACTACCAAGGGTCATTTagcaagtcatcaactcattcacagtggagtcagaccattcagctgtgatcagtgtgggaaagCTTTTAGTCAGACTAGCACCCTCAGAacccatcaactcattcacagtggagttagaccgttcagctgtgatcagtgtgggaagacattTACTACCAAGGGTCTTTTAgcaagccatcaactcattcacagtggagttagccCATATAGCTGtcatcagtgtgggaagacattTACTACCAAGAACAATTTcgcaaaacatcaactcattcacagtggagttagaccattcagttgtgatcagtgtgggaaagCTTTTACTGACAAGAGTACATTAataagccatcaactcattcacagtggagttagaccattcatctgtggtcagtgtgggaaggcttttactcagatgGCCAACctgagaaaacatcaagttgttcaCAGTGGGGTCAGACCGTTTagttgtgatcagtgtgggaagacattTACTTCCAAGAGCCATTTaacaagccatcaactcattcacagtggagtgagaCCATTCATCTGTGATCAATGTGGGAAGGCATTTACTCAGATGAGCACCCTCACAacccatcaactcattcacagtggagttaaaccattcagctgtgatcagtgtgggaaagCTTTTAATGTCAAGAAGACATTAAgaaaacatcaactcattcacagtggagttaaatcattcagctgtgatcagtgtgggaaagCTTTTACTTACAAGACGACATTAAgaaaacatcaactcattcacagtggagttagaccattcaTCTGTGTTCAGTGTGggaaggcttttactcagatgGCCAACCTGAGAAAACATCAGCTTATTCACAGTGGGGTCAGACCATTTagttgtgatcagtgtgggaagacattTACTTCCAAGGGTCCTTTAGCAAGCCATCAACTCAgccacagtggagttagaccattcatctgtgatcagtgtgggaaggcATTTACTACCAAGGGTAATTTAACAACACACCAAGTCATCCACAGCAGAGgcaaaccattcagctgtgatcagtgtgtgaaacctgttactcaacatgaacagttaTTGATCCATCAttgcccccattctggtagacAACTATACCACTGTGACTACTGTGAAAAATCTTTCAAGGGCCAAGAGAGCCTAAAacgtcaccaacgcatccacactggacaagatgtgtacgtatgtgatcactgtggaaAACTATTTGTAAAGttctcacagttaaaagctcatgcaGTTACCCACACCAGGGTTAAACCGTACCGCAATGACCAGGATGGGAAAGGCTTCAACAACACTGGAGTCACTCACCAATGTGACCACGCTGGGGACAGACCCTACAGATGTGACGAGTGTATTAAGACTTTTAGAACTTTGGcttccctgaaacaacaccagcagatccacaccagaaagaaagcattcaatcaacATCATAGTAAG agcGGCACAgatatgcacactggacacaaaGTGAACACCTGCCAAGAAGATGTCCCCATGCTGGGTGTAAAAAGGATTTATTGCACTGTTCTTGCCCACATGGTTACTCTCTCTCCCATGTGA
- the LOC127532137 gene encoding zinc finger protein OZF-like isoform X2 codes for MDSSQKKRENSNGVRHQKSAEENNGSPTTTTKRDESLSCEQCDKTFITATKLRIHQRIHIAEKPFSCDQCGKNFTSKGNLTAHQLIHSGVRPFICDQCGKTFTSKFNLATHQLIHSGVRPFSCDQCGKTFTQMANLRIHRVIHSGVRPFSCDQCGKTYTHKRKLTEHQLIHSGVRPFRCDECGKTFTFKGHLTSHQVIHSGVRPFICDQCGKTFTQMATLRNHQVIHSGVRPFSCDECGKTFNHKKTLTEHQLIHSGVRPFRCDQCGKTFISKVSLARHQLIHSGVRPFICDQCGKTYTQMATLRTHQLIHSEVRPYRCDQCGKTFTTKGYLTRHQVIHSRGEPFNCDQCVKAVSQHEQSLIHQCPHSGRQLYHCDYCEKTFKRQESLKCHQRIHTGQDVYVCDHCGKLFVKFSHLEAHAVTHTRVKPYRNDQYGKGFNNTGVTHQCDHAGDRPYRCDECIKTFRTLASLKQHQQIHTRKQAFNQHHSKSGTDMHTGHKVNTCQEDFPMLGSVQVPEVVHKLKVLEIRLHRIQMPSLV; via the exons atggattcttcacaaaaa AAACGTGAAaacagcaatggagtgagacATCAGAAATCTGCGGAGGAAAACAACGGTtccccaacaacaacaacaaagagagatgaatcactcagttgtgagcaatgtgacaagacttttatcacagcgACAAAGTTAAGAATTCACCAGCGTATTCACATTGCGGAAAAGCcgttcagctgtgatcagtgtgggaagaatTTTACTTCCAAGGGTAATCTAACAgcccatcaactcattcacagcggagttagaccattcatctgtgatcagtgtgggaagacattTACTTCTAAGTTTAATTTAGCAacccatcaactcattcacagtggagtcaGGCCATttagctgtgatcagtgtgggaagacttttactcagaTGGCCAACCTAAGAATTCATCGagtcattcacagtggagttagaccattcagctgtgatcagtgtgggaagacttatACTCACAAGAGGAAATTAACagaacatcaactcattcacagtggagttagaccattcCGCTGTGATGAGTGTGGGAAGACATTTACTTTCAAGGGTCATTTAACAAGCCATCAagtcattcacagtggagttagaccattcatctgtgatcagtgtggaaagactTTTACTCAGATGGCCACCCTAAGAAACCATCAagtcattcacagtggagttagaccattcagctgtgatgaGTGTGGAAAGACTTTTAATCACAAGAAGACATTAACagaacatcaactcattcacagtggagttagaccattcagatgtgatcagtgtgggaagacttttatttCCAAGGTTAGTTTAGCacgccatcaactcattcacagtggagtgagaCCATTcatctgtgatcagtgtgggaagacttatACTCAGATGGCCACCCTAAGAacccatcaactcattcacagtgaagttagaccatacagatgtgatcagtgtgggaagacttttactacTAAGGGTTATTTAACAAGACACCAAGTCATCCACAGTAGAGGtgaaccattcaactgtgatcagtgtgtgaaagctgtttctcaacatgaacagtcattgatccatcaatgcccccattctggtagacAGCTGTACCACTGTGActactgtgaaaaaactttcaagcgCCAAGAGAGcctaaaatgtcaccaacgcatccacactggacaagatgtgtacgtatgtgatcactgtggaaAACTATTTGTAAAGTTCTCACACTTAGAAGCTCATGCAGTTACCCACACCAGGGTTAAACCGTACCGCAATGACCAGTATGGAAAAGGCTTCAACAACACTGGAGTCACTCACCAATGTGACCACGCTGGGGACAGACCCTACAGATGTGACGAGTGTATTAAGACTTTTAGAACTTTGGcttccctgaaacaacaccagcagatccacaccagaaagcaAGCATTCAATCAACATCATAGTAAG AGCGGCACAgatatgcacactggacacaaaGTGAACacctgccaagaagatttccCCATGCTGGGTTCAGTACAAGTTCCTGAAGTGgtccacaaacttaaagtccttgagatcagGCTCCACAGAATTCAGATGCCAtctcttgtttag
- the LOC110953242 gene encoding zinc finger protein 729-like isoform X4 translates to MDSSQTKHENSNGVRHQKSAEENSGSPATTTNRDESLSCEQCDKTFITATKLRIHQRIHTVDKPFSCDQCGKNFTSKSNLTKHQLIHSGVRSFSCGQCGKTYTSQSNLTRHELIHSGVRPFSCDQCGKAFTDKSTLTSHQLIHSGVRPFSCGQCGKAFTQMANLRKHRLIHSGVKPFSCDQCGNTFTTKDYLARHQLIHSGVRPFSCDQCGKTFTTKGHLASHQLIHSGVRPFSCDQCGKAFSQTSTLRTHQLIHSGVRPFSCDQCGKTFTTKGLLASHQLIHSGVSPYSCHQCGKTFTTKNNFAKHQLIHSGVRPFSCDQCGKAFTDKSTLISHQLIHSGVRPFICGQCGKAFTQMANLRKHQVVHSGVRPFSCDQCGKTFTSKSHLTSHQLIHSGVRPFICDQCGKAFTQMSTLTTHQLIHSGVKPFSCDQCGKAFNVKKTLRKHQLIHSGVKSFSCDQCGKAFTYKTTLRKHQLIHSGVRPFICVQCGKAFTQMANLRKHQLIHSGVRPFSCDQCGKTFTSKGPLASHQLSHSGVRPFICDQCGKAFTTKGNLTTHQVIHSRGKPFSCDQCVKPVTQHEQLLIHHCPHSGRQLYHCDYCEKSFKGQESLKRHQRIHTGQDVYVCDHCGKLFVKFSQLKAHAVTHTRVKPYRNDQDGKGFNNTGVTHQCDHAGDRPYRCDECIKTFRTLASLKQHQQIHTRKKAFNQHHSKQSGTDMHTGHKVNTCQEDVPMLGVKRIYCTVLAHMVTLSPM, encoded by the exons agcaacaaagctaagaattcaccagcgtattcacactgtggacaaaccgttcagttgtgatcagtgtgggaagaatTTTACTTCCAAGAGTAATCTaacaaaacatcaactcattcacagcgGAGTTAGATCATTCAGCTGtggtcagtgtgggaagacttatACTTCCCAGAGTAATTTAACAAGACAtgaactcattcacagtggagttagaccattcagttgtgatcagtgtgggaaagCTTTCACTGACAAGAGTACATTaacaagccatcaactcattcacagtggagttagaccattcagctgtggtcagtgtgggaaggcttttactcagatgGCCAACCTGAGAAAACATcgactcattcacagtggagttaaaccattcagttgtgatcagtgtgggaacaCTTTCACTACCAAGGATTATTTAgcaagacatcaactcattcacagtggagtcagaccattcagctgtgatcagtgtggtaAGACATTTACTACCAAGGGTCATTTagcaagtcatcaactcattcacagtggagtcagaccattcagctgtgatcagtgtgggaaagCTTTTAGTCAGACTAGCACCCTCAGAacccatcaactcattcacagtggagttagaccgttcagctgtgatcagtgtgggaagacattTACTACCAAGGGTCTTTTAgcaagccatcaactcattcacagtggagttagccCATATAGCTGtcatcagtgtgggaagacattTACTACCAAGAACAATTTcgcaaaacatcaactcattcacagtggagttagaccattcagttgtgatcagtgtgggaaagCTTTTACTGACAAGAGTACATTAataagccatcaactcattcacagtggagttagaccattcatctgtggtcagtgtgggaaggcttttactcagatgGCCAACctgagaaaacatcaagttgttcaCAGTGGGGTCAGACCGTTTagttgtgatcagtgtgggaagacattTACTTCCAAGAGCCATTTaacaagccatcaactcattcacagtggagtgagaCCATTCATCTGTGATCAATGTGGGAAGGCATTTACTCAGATGAGCACCCTCACAacccatcaactcattcacagtggagttaaaccattcagctgtgatcagtgtgggaaagCTTTTAATGTCAAGAAGACATTAAgaaaacatcaactcattcacagtggagttaaatcattcagctgtgatcagtgtgggaaagCTTTTACTTACAAGACGACATTAAgaaaacatcaactcattcacagtggagttagaccattcaTCTGTGTTCAGTGTGggaaggcttttactcagatgGCCAACCTGAGAAAACATCAGCTTATTCACAGTGGGGTCAGACCATTTagttgtgatcagtgtgggaagacattTACTTCCAAGGGTCCTTTAGCAAGCCATCAACTCAgccacagtggagttagaccattcatctgtgatcagtgtgggaaggcATTTACTACCAAGGGTAATTTAACAACACACCAAGTCATCCACAGCAGAGgcaaaccattcagctgtgatcagtgtgtgaaacctgttactcaacatgaacagttaTTGATCCATCAttgcccccattctggtagacAACTATACCACTGTGACTACTGTGAAAAATCTTTCAAGGGCCAAGAGAGCCTAAAacgtcaccaacgcatccacactggacaagatgtgtacgtatgtgatcactgtggaaAACTATTTGTAAAGttctcacagttaaaagctcatgcaGTTACCCACACCAGGGTTAAACCGTACCGCAATGACCAGGATGGGAAAGGCTTCAACAACACTGGAGTCACTCACCAATGTGACCACGCTGGGGACAGACCCTACAGATGTGACGAGTGTATTAAGACTTTTAGAACTTTGGcttccctgaaacaacaccagcagatccacaccagaaagaaagcattcaatcaacATCATAGTAAG cagagcGGCACAgatatgcacactggacacaaaGTGAACACCTGCCAAGAAGATGTCCCCATGCTGGGTGTAAAAAGGATTTATTGCACTGTTCTTGCCCACATGGTTACTCTCTCTCCCATGTGA